The genomic window CGAGCGGCGCCTGCGCAACCAGTTCCGGCGGCAGATTGTAGTCGAGTTCGCTAAGACGCATCGCGCTGGCGCGGCAAGTCAGCCACGCGCCAACGAACCAAACTATCATCGCCGGCTCGGCGGCGATACGCACCTGGATTCGTCCTCGATGGTTTTTGAGGTGTTAGCGCCAATAACGCGGCGCTTTTTCCGGTGTCATCCTGAGCGAGCGCTGCGCGTGTCGAAGGATCCCGACCTTTCCGGGCCTTCGTCGCGGATGCCTCGACACAAAAAAGATTCCGGGGTCCCTCGACTCTGGCAGCCTTCGCTCGGGATGACTGAAGAGAAGGCTCCACTGATCAACGCGGAGCGATTTTCGAACATACCGCCCCCGCCCCAGGAACGGCCGCCAACCTCTACGCGACGCGCAGCACGATCTTGCCGAAGTGTTCGCTCGCCGCCATCATGCGATGCGCCTCGGCCACGTTCGCCATCGGCACCGCCTTGTAAATCGGCGGGCGCAGCCGGCCGGCCTCGAGCGCGGCGCCGAAACGCTCGAGCAGCGCGGCAATAATCGCCGCCTTCTCCTTCTCGGGACGCGTGCGCAGCGTCGAGCCCATCACTTTCAGATGACGCCGCAGGACGCCGGTCAGATCTATCTCGGTGCACGCGCCCTTCATCAATCCAATCAATACCAGCCGCCCGCCGTGCGCGAGCGCTTCCAGGTTCTGACCGAGGTAGGCGGCGCCGATGCTGTCCAGGATGATGTCAGCGCCGCGGCCGCCGGTCGCGGTCTTGACCGCGGCGGGAAACGGCCCCGAGTTGTAATTGATCGCGACGTCCGCGCCGAGCTTGAGACATTGCTCGCACTTGGCGTCGCTGCCGGCAGTCACGATCGAGCGCACCCCGGCTTCCTTGCAGAGCAGAATCGACGCGGTGCCGACGCCGCTGCCGCCTCCATGCACCAGGACCGATTCGCCCGGCCGCGCGGCGGCCAGCATGAAGATGTTGAGGAACGCGGTGATGAATACCTCGGGAAATGCCGCGCCCTCCTCGTCGCTCAGCGCGCGAGGGATTTTCATCGCCGAGCCGGCGTCGACCGCGGCCAATTCCGCGTAGCCGCCGCCCGCCAGCAGAGCCATCGCGCGCTCGCCGACGCGCCATCCGCCGACTCCCGCTCCGATCGCGGCGACCTCGCCCGCGCATTCGAGGCCGATGATTTCCGAGGCGCCCGGTGGCGGCGGATAAAAGCCCTGACGCTGCATCACGTCGGCGCGGTTGAGGCCCGCATACTTGACCCGGATCAGCAACTGGCCCGGACCGGCCGTGGGATCGGCAGCCTCGCCGATTTTGAGCACGCTCTCGTCGCCCGGTTTCTCGCAAACTACCGCCTTCATCGCCGGAACATCCTCCCGCCGCGCCGCGGGCGCGAAGCCGCGTCCCGCGCGCGTAAAATGCGGAGAG from Candidatus Binataceae bacterium includes these protein-coding regions:
- a CDS encoding NAD(P)H-quinone oxidoreductase → MKAVVCEKPGDESVLKIGEAADPTAGPGQLLIRVKYAGLNRADVMQRQGFYPPPPGASEIIGLECAGEVAAIGAGVGGWRVGERAMALLAGGGYAELAAVDAGSAMKIPRALSDEEGAAFPEVFITAFLNIFMLAAARPGESVLVHGGGSGVGTASILLCKEAGVRSIVTAGSDAKCEQCLKLGADVAINYNSGPFPAAVKTATGGRGADIILDSIGAAYLGQNLEALAHGGRLVLIGLMKGACTEIDLTGVLRRHLKVMGSTLRTRPEKEKAAIIAALLERFGAALEAGRLRPPIYKAVPMANVAEAHRMMAASEHFGKIVLRVA